From Cryobacterium sp. GrIS_2_6:
GTCCGCGTAGTTCGAGCGTGCCCGTGTGCCCGCGCAGCGCTACTGACCTTCTGCTCGCGCCCGTCCGGCATCCGCTCGCGTCCGCGCCCATTTCGGCAGCCTGCGCCGGTTTGTGTTCGCGCCCGTGCCTATTTCGGCAGCCCGCGCCCGCCGTTTCGGGTGCGGCCCGCGCAAATGGGCGCGGCGGTAGTTGGCGGATGCCGCCGCGCCGGCGCTCGCGACCGGCCCGCGCTCGCGACCGCGCTCGCGCCGTCGTACCGGGCTGTCACCGCGCCTGCGGAACACCACGTGCGGTGAGGAATCGGCCGAAGACGGAGGGGACCTTGAGTAGGTCCCAATCCCAGCGAGAGACCGTCGGACCGCAGGCGCGCACCCGGTCTTCGCGTCGCTTTTCGTCCATGATGACCTCGACCGTCGTGCGTCCCTTGGTGAATTCCTCTTTGACGTATTTGCCGAAACCGTCGAACTCGCCGACCTTCGAGATTTTGCGCCAGAAGAAGTCGACGAAGGCGATGAAGCCGGCTTCGTCGTCGAAGCGCACCTGCAGTTCCGGCACGAGGAAGCCCAACATGAATATCAGCGCGCGGCTCACGGATTCGCCCGCTGAACCCGATTCGGAGCTGGTGAAGTCGACCGCCCGGAATGCCGCGGACCGACCGATCACACGTGCACGGCGGGGAAGCCCGTCGAGGGCGGTCTCGAGTTCCTCCCGGGTCGCCAGGGCCGTGCCGTGTCGCGGTTTGTGGATCGCCCTGTCGACGATCGCGACGGCGGCAGGGAAGGAAACCACGCGAGCGAGTGCGACGGCGGTGTCAGCCGGGGCAGTGACGAGGAGGCCGTCGTGTTCGACTATGGAGACCGGTCCGTCCTGGAACCGCCGGATCGTGCCGTGTTTCGACCGGCCACCGCTTGCCGTAGCCGTCAGGACCTCGATTCCCGCCGGCCAGCGGCCCACGACCGGGAGGTCCCAGATCGCGGCCGCGGAGTGGTGCGAGAAGACGACCGGCGCCTCGCTCATCGCGGCCAGCGCGCGAACGCGGAGCAGGTATTGCTTCTCCGGCTTGAGCAGCCTCCATTCGACGGTGAGCGTGTACGCGCCCCACCGCAGCCGAATGAGGTGGCCGCGCTCGATCTCGGAGCGCAGTTCGCGCTCCAGGCCGACCGCCCGCGCATCGCGGCTGAGGAGTATCCCGTCCGGGCGGGCGATGGCGACGAGGAGGGAGAGGGGCGTCACGGCCGAGATTGACATGTGCCGAGGTTCCACCTCAGAGGCCGCACCCGAGGGCGCGAGCTCCAGGACTGTGCAGAAAATCCCCGTCGGGAGCCCGGTTGAGGAGAGCCCTGCCAGCCTCCCGTCGCCGTCGCCGCGGCGTCCGCGCCGCCGCTCCCGGGCGCCCGCGCCGGTTTGCGCGGGCCGCGCCTGCCGTTTCGGGGGCGGCTAGCCGAAACCGGCGCGGCGGCGAGCGCGGCGGCGAGTGGCGGCGGCGAGCGCGGCGGCGAGTGGCGGCGGCGAGCGGCGGCGGCGAGCGGCGGCGGGGCCAGCGCAGCATCACGACCGGCCGGATGCCGGGCGCACGTCGTGCGCCCGGCATCCGCCTGCGCCCGGCCGGGGTGACGGGCGGCTTCGATAGACTGGGCCCACTTGCCCTTAATCTTCAGGAGTCGTAACCATGGTTGACGTTCGGCGGGTCAAGCTTCCCGGAGTGGGTGTGCTGCACACCTTCATCACCGATGACGGCGGCAAGGTCGGCGTCATCGCCCACCGCTCCGGGCACAGCGACCTCATCACCTTCGCGGACGACGAGGGCGGCCCCGACGCGAGCAAGGTCTCCCTCCGCCTCAACGAAGACGAGGCGCACACCCTCGCCGAACTCCTCGGCGGCACCCAGATCACCGAGTCGCTCACTGCGCTCGACCAGATCCCCGGTCTCAGCATCGACTGGTTCACGGTCGACTATGAGGACCACATCGCCGGCCAGACCCTCGGCAACCCCGCCGACCGCGGCATCGCCGGCCTCACGGTCGTCGCCGTCGTGCGCGGCGAGTCCGCCAACCCTGCACCGGCCCAGGACTTCCGGGTCTTCCCCGGCGACACCCTCGTCGTCGCAGGGTCACCGGAGAAGGTCGCCAAGGCCTTCACGTTCTTCCGCACCGGTGAGCTCAAGGCCAAGACCGTCGACGCGCCGCCTGGGGGCTAACGGATGAACCTCGGCACGGACCTGATCACACTCGGCATCCTGCTGGTCGTGGCCTATGTGCTCGGGCGCGCCGCAAAACTGATCGGCCTGCCGTCCATCCCGATCTACATGATCGTCGGCCTGCTCGCGAGCCCGTACACCCACTGGTTCCCGCTCGACTTCCACTCCGCCGACATCGAGCTCATCGCTGTCTTCGGGCTCATCCTGCTCCTGTTCAGCCTCGGCCTCGAGTTCGACCAGGAGGAGTTCTTCAACGACGCCGGGAAACTGCTGCTATCCGGCGGCTCATACGTCGTGATCAACATGGGCATCGGGTTCGCCTTCGGGATGATGGTCGGCTGGGGCACCCGGGAGGCCCTCGTCATTGCCGGGATGACCGGCACCTCCTCGAGCGCGATCATCACCAAGCTCCTGATCGAGCTGCGCCGCCTCGCCAACAAGGAGACGCCGATGATCCTCGGCGTGACCGTGGTCGGCGACATCTTCATCGCTGTTTACCTGTCGATCGTCTCGGTAGTGCTCAGCGGCAAGACCGAGATCTGGCCGATCGTGCTCCAACTGAGCATCGCGTTCCTCTTCCTCGTCGTGATGTTCTCGCTCGCCCGCTGGGGCGGCCGGGTCGTGTCCCGCCTGGTCCGCACCAAGGACGACGAACTCTTCACGATCCTGTTCTTCGGGCTTGCCGTGCTCTTCGCCGGGATCGGCGAGATCATCGGAGTGACGGATGCGATCGGCGCGTTCCTGATCGGTGTCGTCCTCGGCGCGAGCACATACCGCACCCGGCTCGAACGTGTCGCCGTCCCGTTGCGGGACATCTTCGCCGCCTTCTTCTTCCTCAACTTCGGCCTCGCGCTGCACATCGCCGAGTTCGGTTCGGTCATCCTCGTCGTGCTTGCGGCGGTCGTGATGACCTTCGTGCTCAACCTGATCTCGGGGATGCTGCTGGCCCGGTTGCACTCGATGGGAATCTCCGAGGGGCTCAATGCCGCCGCGATCCTGGTGAACCGCGGAGAGTTCACGCTCATCCTCGCGACCCTCTCGGTCGGAGCGGGCCTGAACGGCCAACTCCAGCCGTTCGCGGGACTCTACGTGCTCACCATGGCCATCCTCGGTCCGCTCTTCGCCGCGAACTCCGAACGGCTCGGCGCCCTGCTGCCCGGACGTCGCCGGAAGCGCGCCGGAATCCGGCCAGACCGCGACCCGATGCACGCCGAGGAGTTCCGGCTTGTCGACGCGGCGACAGCAGGCGGACTGAGCGACCAGGACGCCCAGCGCGCCGCCGCCCACCTCGGCGAACAGCCGCTGCCGCCCCTGCGGCCGGAGCCCCGGAAGCGCGCCGACCACGACGGGCGCGCCGACCACGACGAACGGGCAGAGCAGGCCGAGCGCGGCGAATACGCCAAGCACGTGCTGGACGACGGGATCGACGAACTCGACGGTCCGACGCCGCTGCCGTCCCTCGGCCGCCCGAACGCCGCCCAGCGCGCAACCGCAGGCGCCGATGCACAGGCCGACGCGCATCCGGCTGCCGACGCGCATCCGGCTGCCGACGCGCATCCGGCTGCCGACCCGCAACCGACTGCCGACCCGCAATCGCACACAGCTCCCGATTCCGGTTCCGATTCCGACTCCGGCTCCGATTCCGTCTCCGGCTCCGACTCCGGCTCCGGCTCCGGCTCCGACCGGGCCGCGGACGCCGACCCGATGGCCGACTACGCCAAACGACTTTCGCGCACTCGCGCCCAGAGGGACAAGCCGGCGCCCGACGCCGGGACAGGTGACTACCAATGATCCGCATGATGCTCCGCCCTCGCTGGATTCTCGCGCTCCTGCTCGCCCTCGCCGTCGCGGCCGGCTTCGCGGCGCTCGGGCGCTGGCAGCTCGAACGCGCCGTCGCATCCGGTGTGGTCGTCGAGAAGAGCACCGAGACCGTGAAACCCCTCTTCGACGTCGTGACTCCCGGTGGCGCCCCACGTGACGCGGCGACCGGCCAGCTCGTCACCGTCGACGGCAGTTACGTGCCCGGCGACGAGCAGCTCATCAGCGACCGTTCCAACGACGGAACCTCCGGCTACTGGGTGGTGAGCCACTTCATCGTCGGTGCGGCAGGCAGCGGCAACAGCAGCGCGGGCGCGAGCATCGCCGTCGCCCGCGGCTGGGCGCGGGAGGAGGCGACGGCCCGGGCGACGATGGAAGGCCTCGCGTCCGCCCCGGCCAACCAGGTCGTCACCCTGGCCGGCCGGCTCCTCCCGACCGAAGCCCCCGTCGTTCCCGCAGACGGCCGTGACCCGCACAGCATGACGACCGTGTCCACCGCTGCCCTGATCAACCTCTGGGCCGGCTTCGACGGCACAGCGGTCTACCCTGGCTACATCGTCGACGGGACCGCGGCCTCCGGTCTCACGGGAATCGATTCGCCGGCACCCCTCACGGATGCCTCCCTCAACTGGCTGAACATCTTCTACGCCATCGAGTGGGTCGTCTTCGCCGGCTTCGCCGTGTTCCTCTGGTACCGCCTCGTCCGGGACGCCTGGGAGCGCGAGGAGGAGCTCCGCGAGGAAGCGGCGATATCCGCCGGTTAGAATTGGCGCATGCCACTCGAACCCAAACGCGCTGATATCCCCAGCATCCCGGGGGCGTTGAAGCTCTACCAGACGTCCTCGATCATCACCGGCGTCTTCCTGCTGCTGCTCTGCGCCGAGGTCATCCTCAAATTCGGCTTCCAGTACGAGCTCGAGCTCGGCGGCCCGTACGGGCTGCTCGTCCCGCGCGACACCGTCACCGCGTTCAACCTGAGCACCGCGATCCTGATCATGCACGGCTGGTTCTACGTGCTGTACCTGTTCGCGGACTTCCGGCTCTGGAGCCTGATGCGCTGGCCGTTCAGCCGGTTCCTCCTGATCGCCCTCGGTGGCGTGATCCCCACACTGTCCTTCTTCCTCGAGGGCCGCGTCGCCCGCGAGGTCCGCGCCTGGCTTGCCGCCAGGGCACTTTCCGACGCCGAGGGTGCGGAGGCCCGTTCATGACTGCAGTTGCCGACCCGACCGTGGTCGTGACTCCGACGGAGGCGTCCGGGATCGACCGACCCGTGCTCGTGGTGGACTTCGGCGCCCAGTACGCCCAGCTGATCGCGCGCCGCGTGCGCGAGGCATCCGTCTACTCGGAGATCGTCGCACACTCGATCACCGCTGCGGAAGTCGCAGCCAAGAACCCGGTCGGGATCGTGCTGAGCGGAGGACCCTCGAGTGTCTACGCCGAGGGCGCCCCGACCTTCGACCCCGCGATCTTCGACCTCGGCATTCCCGTGCTCGGCATCTGTTACGGCTTCCAGGTGATGGCGACCGCCCTCGGTGGCGAGGTCGCCCACACCGGGCTCAGCGAATACGGGTCGACCCCCGTGACGGTCGCGAGCGGCGACAACGTCCTCCTCGCCGGGCAGCCGAACGAGCAGACCGTGTGGATGAGTCACGGCGACTCCGTCTCCCGCGCCCCTGCCGGCTTCGCGGTGCTCGCCTCAACCGGCTCGACCCCGGTCGCCGCGTTCGCGAACGACGAGCGCCGCCTCTACGGCGTGCAGTGGCATCCCGAGGTCAAGCACACCGAATTCGGCCAGGACGTGCTCGAGAACTTCCTGCACCGCGCAGCCGGGATTCCCGCCGACTGGAACAGCGGCAACGTCATCGCCGAACAGGTCGCGAAGATCCGCGCCCAGGTCGGCACCGGCAAGGTCATCTGCGGGCTCTCCGGCGGCGTCGACTCCGCCGTCGCAGCGGCGCTCGTGCACAAGGCCATCGGCGACCAGCTCGTCTGCGTCTTCGTCGACCACGGCCTGCTCCGCCAGGACGAACGCCGCCAGGTCGAGGAGGACTACGTCAAGGCCACCGGCGTGCGCCTCGTCACCGTGGACGTACGCGAGCAGTTCCTCGCAGCGCTCGAGGGTGTCAGCGACCCGGAGACCAAGCGCAAGATCATCGGCCGCGAATTCATCCGCACCTTCGAGCAGGCCCAGGCCGAGCTCATCAGGGAGGCCGCGGAGAAGGACGGCGACCCGATCCGCTTCCTTGTCCAGGGCACCCTGTACCCCGACGTCGTCGAGTCCGGCGGCGGCAGCGGCACCGCGAACATCAAGAGCCACCACAACGTCGGCGGCCTGCCGGAAGACCTGAAGTTCGAGCTCGTCGAACCGCTGCGCACCCTGTTCAAGGACGAGGTGCGTGCGATCGGCGCCGAACTGGGTCTGCCGCCGGAGATCGTGCAGCGCCAGCCGTTCCCCGGACCAGGCCTGGGCATCCGCATCGTCGGTTCGATCACCTTCGAACGGCTCGAACTGCTGCGGCACGCGGATGCGATCGTGCGCGCCGAGCTGACCGCCGCCGGCCTCGACGGGGTCATCTGGCAGTGCCCGGTCGTGCTGCTCGCGGATGTCCGTTCCGTCGGAGTCCAGGGCGACGGCCGCACGTACGGTCACCCGATCGTACTGCGCCCGGTCTCCTCTGAGGACGCGATGACGGCCGACTGGACCCGCCTGCCGTACGACCTGCTCGCCCGCATCTCCAATCGCATCACGAACGAAGTGGATGGCGTCAACCGCGTCGTTCTCGACGTCACGTCGAAACCGCCGGGAACCATCGAGTGGGAGTGAGCGCTCCCCGCTGAGCGACTCCCGCTTAGTTGCGGACAAAGCACCCTCGTCGTCGAGACGGGGGTGCTTTTCCCGTAACCGGGCGAAGGCGTGGCGTTTCCGGCGCGCGCCAAGTGGCGATCACCGGAACGTGACAGCTGTCATGGGGCAGCGGTGACAGGAGGGACTTCCGGCGACGCGGCATCCGCGTGAGGATGAGTGCGAAGCGTCGACGGGAGCCGCTTCGGCTCTCCGTCGTATCCCGCGGAAGCCTCCTCGCGGCGGCAGCCGGCCGGGCATTCCGGTCGGGGCGTCGTCCCCGGACGAAGGTGACGACCATGGATTCCACGGTTTCGGAAACACGCGGGTTCGATGATGAGCCGCGCTCGTCGGTCGCTCCGCCCCGGAGCGTCCGTGCCGAGGAATCCGCACCCCGGCACCGCGTCCTCCCCGACGGCGATGAGATCGCCGCGGAGGCCCTCGCCCTCTTCCGAAACGCCGCTGCGCGGCCGCACGTCGAAGCCGTGTACACCGGCGCGAATGGCTGGGTCGACGTGCCGGGACGCGCCGTGTTCACCCGTGCGCTCGCCGATCACTACCGGCAGGCGGGCGTCGCGATGGTCCGGTTGGCCTGGCGGTTTCGCACCCGTACCTTCTCGATGAGCCGGGCGACCTCGCGGCCCGGCGGGCCGGACGGGCAGTGGCGCGTCGAGGCTTCGTCCTCCCAGCCCTGACCGCTCCGGCGCTGACCGCTCCGGCGTTGACCGGGACTTCTGAGCGCATCCCCACCCCGTTCGGGGGGTTTTTCGATGTCGGTGTTTGCTAGAGTCCATACGCGACCTTCCATTTCACAACTGCCGTGATCGCGGGCAGTCGTCCGACGTCGGGAGGGGGGGGCAGGGATGAGCTTCGAAACCACCCAGCCCGCACTTCCCGCCCCGGCGCGGGGGCAGGGCTCGCTGATCCGGGTGCTGCTCGTCGAGGATCACGTCCTCCTGCGCACGGCTCTCCAGGCTGTCTTCTGGCTCGAAGCCGATATCGAGGTCGTTGCCGCGATCGGCGAAGGCGCCGAGGTCCTGTCGGCTGTGCGTCAGACCGCTCCCGATGTCATAGTCCTCGACATCCACCTGCCCACGATCGACGGCCTGGGGCTGTTGCCACTGATCCAGGCCGCCGACCCGCGGGTCAAGGTGCTGCTGCTCTCGAGCCATCCGCGCCCCGGTGACGTCCGCCGCGCCATCCAGGGCGGCGTGGATGGCTTCCAGAAAACGGACCTGGCCTCAGGGCGCCTGATCGCGGTCATCCGGAAGATCCACGCCGGCGACCGCGTGATCGACCCGCAGCTCGCGATCAACGCGATGATGCACGGAGAATCACCGCTCACGGCGCGGGAGACCGAGGTCCTGTTCCTCGCGGCCGGGGGACGGAGTGCCCCCGAGGTCGCACGCTCGTTGCACCTGAGCCCAGGGGCCGTCCGGAACTACCTCTCGGCGGCATCCGCCAAGCTCGGGGCAAGCAACCGGTCAGAGGCGATCCGAACCGCGACAGACATGGGCTGGATCTGAGCCGGACTCCGGCTCTGCGACCCCTGCATTAACGACGTGAAGTCGGAGATATTCCTGGCGAAAATCTCCGACTTCACAGTGTGTGCGGAGAGGGTTCTGCTCTCGCGAGGGCGCGAGCGAGCTAGTTTCGCGAGATCGCGAAGAGGCGGAGCAGCTCGACGTAGAGCCAGACGACTGTCACCATGATGCCGAACGCGCCGGACCAGCCGTACTTGCGGGCGACCCGATTGTTGACGCCGCGCTGGATGAAGTCGAAGTCGAGCACGAGGGAGTACGCGGCCATGAGCACGGCGAGGATGCCGATCGCGACGCCGAGCGGGATGCCGAAGATCTTCACGTTGCTGCTGAGGCCGAACGGGCTGTCGATGGCGCCGAAGGCGACGAGGCCGAAGTTGAGCATCGAGAACACGAAGTAGCCGACCATCGCGATCAGGAAGACCTTGGTCGCACGCTTCGAAGCACGGATCTTGCCGCTCGCGAACAAGGCGAGGGTCACGCCGACGACCACGAGGGTCGCGAGCACGGCCTGGACGACGACGCCAGGGTAGATCGCCTCGAAGATGTACGAGATACCGCCGACGAAGAGGCCTTCAGCCGCGGCGTACGCGAGGATCAGGCCCGGTGACGGCTCCTTCTTGAAGGCGTTGACGAGGCCGAGCACGAGGCCGACGATCATGCCGAGGAACGGCAGGAACGGCATCGTCGGGCTGAGCAGCCAGGCCGCGGCCGCTGCGACGAGCAGCAGGGCGAAGCTCAGCGTGGTCTTCACGATGGTGTCTTCGTAGGTCATCCGGCCGGTGTCTTGCGAGCCTGCGGACGGCGCTTCGTAGATGCGCTGCAGGTCAGCTTCGGTCAGGCCGGTCGCTGCCGCGGATCCTTGTGCGGCAAAGGCGGGATTGCGCGAGAATGCGGGGTTTGAGGATGCCATGTTCCTAAGATCTCAATCAGCTCGGGTGTTGTCAACGCCGGGGGCCCGGCATGTCGCCGGTTAGCGTTTCTGAGAGTCTATTCAGCCCTGCTGGGCGTCTGCCTTGTAGATCCTGAGGGACTGTCCCCGGCGTCGCCTGTCCCGGTCGTTTCATCGGCCGACGGCGGATTGAGCCGCGCCCAACGCCTCTGGGCGATCCAGCGTGCGACCCAGGCGGATGCGATCACCGTCGCGGAGCCCACGACGTCGCCGACCCAGTTCTGCGACGAGTTGTGCAGCGACAGCTTGAGGACGAAGCTCACGACGACGGGGGCGAGCAGCACGAGGTAGCTGATCCCCGGCCGGTGCCGCACGAACAGCCAGCACGCGAGGAGTACGGCGAACGCGCCGGTGAAATCGGGGCCGGCCAGGAGTGTGAGCGCGGCGATTTCCGCGGGGAGGATCACCAGCAGTCGCCGCCAGAGCTCCCCGGGCAGCGCGAGCCAGCCGAGCAGCTGCATGGCGGGCCCGATGGCGAGGAAGAAGAGACTGTAGGTGCTCGTGAGGTTCGTCGCGGCAATGCCGAGCGCGATCGCAGAGACTCCGAGCGTCAGGCGGGCGCGATACACCGCCGGCGTGTGGCGTCGGGTGTCGGGTTCCCTCCAGAGTGTCATGGCTTCGAGTCTGCCAGCAGCGCGTATGGTCAGGGAATGCAACCGATCGTGATCGGTCACCGCGGGGCGAGCGGTTACCGGCCGGAGCACACCCGCGGCGCCTATGAGCTCGCGGTTGCCCTCGGTGCTGACGCGGTCGAACCCGACGTCGTCGTCACCCGCGACGGCGTGCTCATCGTGCGTCACGAGAACGAGCTCTCCGCGACGACGGATGTTGCGGCCCACCCCGAATTCGCCGCTCGCCGCACCCGGAAGGTCATTGACGGCATCCGGACGACGGGCTGGTTCACCGAGGACTTCACCTGGGCCGAGCTGCGCACCCTGCGAGCGCGCGAACGGCTGCCGGCCCTCCGCAAGGCCAGTGCGTCCTTCGACGGCCGATTCCCGCTGCTGCGGTTGCGCGACGTTTTCAAGCTCATGGACCGGGTGTCCAGCCGGGCGAGGCGCCCGGTCGGCGTCGTCGCCGAGATCAAGCACGCGAGCTATTTCGAGTCGATCGGCCTCCCTGTCGACGAACTCTTCGCCGCCGAGGTGAACACCGCCGGCTGGAACGCCGGCGACGGACGGCTCACGATCGAGAGCTTCGAACGCACCCTGCTCGACCAGGTCTACGCACGCGGCATCTATGGCAAGCGGATCTTCCTGCTCGAGGCGACGGGGAAACCGGCCGACCAGGTGCGCCTGCTCGGCCGCTCGGCCCCCGACTACGCGGACTACCTGACCGACCAGGGCCTCTACGGGCTGAGCGGTCTCGTCGACGGCGTCAGCGTGCCGAAGTCGCTCGTCCTCGAGATCGGGGCGGACGGACACGTCACGGGCGCTTCCGACCTCGTCGACGCGGCCCACGCCGCCAACCTCGAGATCTATTGCTGGACCCTGCGCCCGGAAAACGTGTTCCTCGCGAAGACCTTCCAGCGCGGGCGGTTCCGCGCCGACTTCGGCGACTGGCAGACCGAGTTCCGCACCATCATGGGCACCGGGATCGACGGGGTCTTCGCCGACCACCCCGACCTCGCCGTCGCGGTCCGTGACGAACTCGCCGCAGAGGCCCGCGAAGACCGCTGAACCGGGCGGCCGCCGATCGACCTGCCTCCGGTACTGCCGGCAACGCTGGCAAGCGGCCGGGCGCCCCGGCCGGTGTCAGGGGCACCGCTTAGACTTGGAGGCGAGATGATGACGCCCTTCGACCCGGACAACACCCCCGCACGCACTTCTTCGGCAACGCCGATAATCCTGGACGGCTATGGCGACGGCTTCGGCCCCGGCCGCCCCGATGGCGAGCCCGGCCAGCGGCAGAGTCCCCTGCTCGACGGGCTGAACCCGCAGCAGCTCGAAGCCGTCGAGTACCGCGGGCCGTCCCTCCTCATCATCGCGGGTGCAGGCAGTGGCAAGACGAGCGTGCTGACCCGCCGCATCGCGAGCCTGCTCGAGACCAGGGAGGCCTACCCGAGCCAGATCCTCGCGATCACCTTCACCAACAAGGCCGCCGCCGAGATGCGCGAGCGGGTCAAGGTCCTCCTCGGCGAGGGTTCAGAGGGCATGTGGATCTCGACCTTCCACTCGTCCTGCGTCCGCATCCTGCGCCGCGAGGCCGAGAGTGCCGGCCTCTCCTCGAGCTTCAGCATCTACGACTCCGCGGACACCAAGGTCACCCTCAAACGCATCATCAAGTCGCTCGACGCCGACACGTACGGATTCACGCCCGGCAACGCCGCCGCGAAGATCTCCAAGCTCAAGAACGAGCTCGCCGACGTCGATTCCTACGCCCGCAACGCCAACCTCAGTGACCCGCAGGAGGTCATGTTCATCGAGATCTTCCGCCAGTACACGCAGCGCTTGCGTGCGGCGAACGCCCTCGACTTCGACGACCTGATCGGCGAGACGGTCTACCTGTTCCGCGCCTTCCCCCGCGTCGCCGCAACCTATCGGCGGCGCTTCCGGCATATCCTCGTCGACGAATACCAGGACACCAACCACGCCCAGTACTCGCTCGTGCGCGAACTCACGCTACCCGTCACCGCAGAACTCGCCGACGAGCTCGAGGCGACCGGCGTGCACGTGCGCAACCTGCGCGAGCCGACTGGCGGCATCCCCGGTGCCTCCCTCACCGTCGTCGGCGACTCCGACCAGTCCATCTACGCCTTCCGCGGCGCCGACACCCGCAACATCAGCGAATTCGAACGGGACTTCCCCGGCACGAAGGTCATCCTGCTCGAGCAGAACTACCGCTCGACCCAGAACATCCTCTCGGCGGCGAACGCCGTGATCGGCCACAACTTCGACCGCAAAGACAAGAAGCTGTGGAGCGCGGGCGGCGACGGCGAGAAGATCGTCGGCTACACCGCGTACAACGGTCACGACGAGGCCCAGTTCGTCGCGGACGAGATCGAGACCCTGCACGGGGCAGGCATGGCTTACCGGGACATGGCCGTGTTCTACCGCACCAACGCCCAGACCAGGGCGCTCGAGGAGATCTTCGTCCGCGCCGCAGTGCCGTACCGCGTCGTCGGCGGCACCAAGTTCTACGAGCGCGCCGAGATCAAGGACGCGCTCGCCTACCTGATCGCGGTCGCCAACCCCGACGACGAGCTCGCCCTGCGGCGCATCCTGAACACCCCCAAGCGCGGCATCGGCCCCGCAACGGAGACCGGGCTCGGCAGCTTCGCCGAGGCCAACCAGATCAGCTTCCGCGAGGCGATGCGCGATTCCGCATCACTCGGACTCGGCCAGAAGGTCACCGGCGCGATCCTGCAGCTGGCCGGCGTGCTCGACGAGGCCGCCCTCAAGATCGACCCGGCGTATCCCGGCGGCCCGGTGAACGTCTCCGAGCTGCTGACCTTCGTGCTCGAGGGCAGCGGGCTGCTCACGGTGCTGCGCAACAGCCGCGACCCCCAGGACGAAGCGCGGGCGGAGAACATCGAGGAACTCGTCGCCCAGACGAAGGACTTCAACCGGGAGAACCCCGACGCCGGCCTCGTCGACTTCCTCACCCAGGTCTCGCTCGTCGCGGCAGCGGACGACCTTGACGACGCCTCGGGCACCGTCTCCCTGATGACCCTGCACACCGCAAAGGGCCTCGAGTACGAAGCCGTGTTCCTGACCGGGGTCGAGGAGGG
This genomic window contains:
- a CDS encoding Bax inhibitor-1/YccA family protein translates to MASSNPAFSRNPAFAAQGSAAATGLTEADLQRIYEAPSAGSQDTGRMTYEDTIVKTTLSFALLLVAAAAAWLLSPTMPFLPFLGMIVGLVLGLVNAFKKEPSPGLILAYAAAEGLFVGGISYIFEAIYPGVVVQAVLATLVVVGVTLALFASGKIRASKRATKVFLIAMVGYFVFSMLNFGLVAFGAIDSPFGLSSNVKIFGIPLGVAIGILAVLMAAYSLVLDFDFIQRGVNNRVARKYGWSGAFGIMVTVVWLYVELLRLFAISRN
- a CDS encoding SURF1 family cytochrome oxidase biogenesis protein, with product MMLRPRWILALLLALAVAAGFAALGRWQLERAVASGVVVEKSTETVKPLFDVVTPGGAPRDAATGQLVTVDGSYVPGDEQLISDRSNDGTSGYWVVSHFIVGAAGSGNSSAGASIAVARGWAREEATARATMEGLASAPANQVVTLAGRLLPTEAPVVPADGRDPHSMTTVSTAALINLWAGFDGTAVYPGYIVDGTAASGLTGIDSPAPLTDASLNWLNIFYAIEWVVFAGFAVFLWYRLVRDAWEREEELREEAAISAG
- a CDS encoding response regulator transcription factor, whose translation is MSFETTQPALPAPARGQGSLIRVLLVEDHVLLRTALQAVFWLEADIEVVAAIGEGAEVLSAVRQTAPDVIVLDIHLPTIDGLGLLPLIQAADPRVKVLLLSSHPRPGDVRRAIQGGVDGFQKTDLASGRLIAVIRKIHAGDRVIDPQLAINAMMHGESPLTARETEVLFLAAGGRSAPEVARSLHLSPGAVRNYLSAASAKLGASNRSEAIRTATDMGWI
- a CDS encoding DUF3817 domain-containing protein, producing MPLEPKRADIPSIPGALKLYQTSSIITGVFLLLLCAEVILKFGFQYELELGGPYGLLVPRDTVTAFNLSTAILIMHGWFYVLYLFADFRLWSLMRWPFSRFLLIALGGVIPTLSFFLEGRVAREVRAWLAARALSDAEGAEARS
- a CDS encoding cation:proton antiporter regulatory subunit, giving the protein MVDVRRVKLPGVGVLHTFITDDGGKVGVIAHRSGHSDLITFADDEGGPDASKVSLRLNEDEAHTLAELLGGTQITESLTALDQIPGLSIDWFTVDYEDHIAGQTLGNPADRGIAGLTVVAVVRGESANPAPAQDFRVFPGDTLVVAGSPEKVAKAFTFFRTGELKAKTVDAPPGG
- a CDS encoding cation:proton antiporter, which translates into the protein MNLGTDLITLGILLVVAYVLGRAAKLIGLPSIPIYMIVGLLASPYTHWFPLDFHSADIELIAVFGLILLLFSLGLEFDQEEFFNDAGKLLLSGGSYVVINMGIGFAFGMMVGWGTREALVIAGMTGTSSSAIITKLLIELRRLANKETPMILGVTVVGDIFIAVYLSIVSVVLSGKTEIWPIVLQLSIAFLFLVVMFSLARWGGRVVSRLVRTKDDELFTILFFGLAVLFAGIGEIIGVTDAIGAFLIGVVLGASTYRTRLERVAVPLRDIFAAFFFLNFGLALHIAEFGSVILVVLAAVVMTFVLNLISGMLLARLHSMGISEGLNAAAILVNRGEFTLILATLSVGAGLNGQLQPFAGLYVLTMAILGPLFAANSERLGALLPGRRRKRAGIRPDRDPMHAEEFRLVDAATAGGLSDQDAQRAAAHLGEQPLPPLRPEPRKRADHDGRADHDERAEQAERGEYAKHVLDDGIDELDGPTPLPSLGRPNAAQRATAGADAQADAHPAADAHPAADAHPAADPQPTADPQSHTAPDSGSDSDSGSDSVSGSDSGSGSGSDRAADADPMADYAKRLSRTRAQRDKPAPDAGTGDYQ
- the guaA gene encoding glutamine-hydrolyzing GMP synthase, which translates into the protein MTAVADPTVVVTPTEASGIDRPVLVVDFGAQYAQLIARRVREASVYSEIVAHSITAAEVAAKNPVGIVLSGGPSSVYAEGAPTFDPAIFDLGIPVLGICYGFQVMATALGGEVAHTGLSEYGSTPVTVASGDNVLLAGQPNEQTVWMSHGDSVSRAPAGFAVLASTGSTPVAAFANDERRLYGVQWHPEVKHTEFGQDVLENFLHRAAGIPADWNSGNVIAEQVAKIRAQVGTGKVICGLSGGVDSAVAAALVHKAIGDQLVCVFVDHGLLRQDERRQVEEDYVKATGVRLVTVDVREQFLAALEGVSDPETKRKIIGREFIRTFEQAQAELIREAAEKDGDPIRFLVQGTLYPDVVESGGGSGTANIKSHHNVGGLPEDLKFELVEPLRTLFKDEVRAIGAELGLPPEIVQRQPFPGPGLGIRIVGSITFERLELLRHADAIVRAELTAAGLDGVIWQCPVVLLADVRSVGVQGDGRTYGHPIVLRPVSSEDAMTADWTRLPYDLLARISNRITNEVDGVNRVVLDVTSKPPGTIEWE